Proteins encoded together in one Lagopus muta isolate bLagMut1 chromosome 3, bLagMut1 primary, whole genome shotgun sequence window:
- the ZBTB14 gene encoding zinc finger and BTB domain-containing protein 14, protein MEFFISMSETIKYNDDDHKTVFLKTLNEQRLEGEFCDIAIVVEDVKFRAHRCVLAACSTYFKKLFKKLEVDSSSVIEIDFLRSDIFEEVLNYMYTAKISVKKEDVNLMMSSGQILGIRFLDKLCSQKRDVSSPEENTQSKSKYCLKINRPIGEPNDTQDDEVEEIGDHDDSPSDVTVEGTPPSQEDGKSPTTTLRVQEAILKELGSEEVRKVNCYGQEVEPMETTESKDLGSQTPQALTFNDGISEVKDEQTPGWTTAAGDMKFEYLLYGHREHIVCQACGKTFSDEARLRKHEKLHTADRPFVCEMCTKGFTTQAHLKEHLKIHTGYKPYSCEVCGKSFIRAPDLKKHERVHSNERPFACHMCDKAFKHKSHLKDHERRHRGEKPFVCSSCTKAFAKASDLKRHENNMHSERKQVTTANSIQSETEQLQAAAMAAEAEQQLETIACS, encoded by the exons ATG GAGTTTTTCATCAGTATGTCTGAAACCATTAAATATAATGATGACGATCACAAAACTGTGTTCTTGAAAACATTAAATGAACAACGTTTGGAAGGAGAATTTTGTGACATAGCTATCGTGGTTGAAGATGTTAAATTCCGAGCACATAGGTGTGTGCTTGCTGCCTGCAGTACCTActtcaaaaagcttttcaaaaaacTAGAGGTTGATAGTTCCTCAGTAATCGAAATAGATTTTCTTCGTTCTGATATTTTTGAGGAAGTTCTTAATTACATGTACACCGCAAAGATTTCTGTTAAGAAGGAAGATGTAAATTTGATGATGTCTTCAGGCCAGATTCTTGGTATTCGTTTTCTGGATAAACTCTGCTCTCAAAAACGTGATGTATCGAGTCCTGAAGAGAACACACAGTCCAAGAGCAAGTACTGTCTGAAAATAAACCGTCCTATTGGGGAACCTAATGATACCCAGGATGATGAGGTAGAAGAGATTGGAGATCACGATGACAGTCCATCAGATGTGACAGTGGAAGGAACTCCCCCCAGTCAGGAAGATGGGAAATCACCAACCACTACCCTGAGAGTTCAGGAGGCGATTCTGAAGGAGTTGGGAAGTGAAGAGGTTCGAAAGGTAAACTGCTATGGCCAAGAAGTGGAGCCTATGGAAACAACGGAGTCAAAAGACTTAGGATCTCAAACCCCCCAGGCTTTGACATTTAATGATGGCATAAGTGAAGTGAAAGATGAACAGACGCCAGGCTGGACGACAGCAGCTGGGGATATGAAGTTTGAATATCTGCTTTATGGTCATAGGGAACACATTGTATGTCAGGCTTGTGGTAAGACCTTTTCTGATGAGGCACGActgagaaaacatgaaaagctACACACTGCTGATAGACCATTTGTTTGTGAAATGTGTACAAAGGGCTTTACCACACAAGCTCATTTGAAAGAGCATCTGAAAATACACACAGGTTACAAGCCTTACAGTTGCGAGGTATGTGGAAAGTCTTTTATTCGTGCACCGGACttaaaaaagcatgaaagagTTCACAGTAATGAGAGGCCATTTGCATGCCACATGTGCGATAAAGCTTTCAAGCACAAGTCCCACCTCAAAGACCATGAAAGAAGACACCGGGGAGAGAAACCTTTTGTCTGCAGTTCCTGCACTAAAGCATTTGCTAAAGCATCAGATCTAAAGAGGCATGAGAACAATATGCACAGCGAAAGAAAACAAGTTACTACAGCCAATTCCATCCAGAGTGAAACAGAACAGTTACAGGCAGCAGCTATGgctgctgaagcagagcagcaattAGAAACTATAGCTtgtagttaa